AAGAAGGCTTTGTCGCCTTTGTGAAATGCATTGCTCTACAAAGGCAGCCTGATTGGGTGGAAGGTAATGTGAAATCCACATTGCCAAATTCGTATCGTCCACAAAGCCTTTAGCAAAGCAATGGAGCATTTTTGGCAACAATAGCTTCCCTTTGGTGCTCACTCCAGCTGAAGCTCGAATGAAATCATGTTGAGCTTCTTGAAGTTCTTCTCTCACATTCTTAGCAGTGAACACCCTTACCTGCATTTTTCGTTCATCAGAATATCATCCAAATATAACTAAATATACATAATAAACACGACCTCTGAAAGATAAAATATACTTCATCAATATATAGCACATGAAATATTCTTACTGCTGGTGATGAGTGCATTCCACAGCTTAGGGCAAATGCTACAAGAGGTTCATGTGCATCAATCACAGACTTCTGCTGTTCCTCTGATAGCCTCAACTTGTGAAGGGCTAGAAGTAAAGCCTGGCAATTGTGTTGAGTAGAAATGTTAACCAGGGTATGAAGTTCAAGATGTGCACAAAAACAGAGAACTTGTTGATAAGATAGGGGGGGTGGGGAGGCGTACAATTTGTGGCCTGTGGAGAGGTGGTTTCATCTTCAAAATCACATACTCAATGGCAGCTGCACTAAAATAATGTCCTCCGATAGTGTATGCAGCCTGGAAATATCAACCAAATCGCATCAATGACACTCATCAAGTGCAAAAACCAGTAAACAATCAATCAAACACATGAATCTGCTAGGAACCACTACATCAAGAATGTTCCAGATACTAAAGAATCTCGCTATGTTTGGTGTGGAGATTTATCAAACTCGATTATTTGTCACGATCCAGATAACTACATGAATCCATTGCCTTTTAATACCATAACACATGCCTACAACAGCAATTCCCTTCAAGAGCAATAATCTATTTTATCCTATTAGAGTTACTGGAAACCAGAGGCCACTTACAACAACCTATTATATAATGCTGACTACTTGGGGCTTTTGAATTGCATATGATGATGACAAGAAACTATCTTTACAGCAAATTACCGAGGAGGAGAAAAAAGTAGATGTTTAGTCAAGAATCAAACCTTTTGCATCAACGAGAAGAGCTTCAAGTCACTCCTTGGGACTCCATATGCCAAGTACGCCTgtttaaaatagaaatttaagaACATAAACTTTAAAGTTATGAAATGACCCACATCGCACCATGTAATTTTAGCACATTACACCTGATAGAAGTGAAGACACTCACATGCATAATCAAAGCATTGTACAGATTGATCCAGAAAGCGAGCTTCTCATTGGAGCTCAAATGGATAGGGTTCACCTTGGCGAGTTGCTCAACAAGTGTTCTGTCCCCCAAGtttcaaacaagaaaacaaaacaacatttaTCAGATCTGATCCCAGATAACCACACAAAcattcaagtaaaaaaagaataaatatgtCAAAGTAATGGGAGCATAAGCTCATTAGAACCGAATTATTCTATGTTTCTAGACCTGTTTGATTCAACTTACAAAATGAAATGCAAAGCTCAAACAAATGGCTCACTTAAAACTCTTATACCTGAATTTCCTTAATGCCCCCGATGCATATTCTAGTTGCTTCTTTCCAACTGACATCCAAGAAACTTCAGTTGCTAAACCATAGTTTCCAATGTCTGCCCAACTCAACTTGCCATGCACTTTGTAGGGATCAAAGACACTGCCCAATGCCAACACTTCAGAGTTACTTTGTATGTCAATCTGGGGGCTCTGCACCCATGATGAAATCATTGAGCGCTCAGATGAAGACCACCATGATGAACTGGACAGATGTCCTCTCGGTGACACAGGTGAGGAATGGCTCTCTAAAGCAGAGGACATGGATGGCACAGCAGAATCTGCCAGAGACAGGAAAATATTCTTCATACATCTTACCATCTCCTCTGAAAGTTGATTAGGGTAGTCCCAAAGGCCCTTAGGCGGCATTCCTTTTGGAAGCCTCATGAGCTCTGCAGGTTTAGTGGATTTGGCATCTGTCTGCACGGATACTTTCTTCTCATGGAAAAACTCTGGTGCCTTCATTGAATCCTGATCCAAGTACCACAAATCAAATGCCTAATACTGTGATTAGGAATTACTGGAAAGGAGTTATCACTACCATTTACAATAATTCATCTATTACTATAAGTAATAGACAGGAAAGATTTATTAGATAGAGAGTTGGAAGGGAGGGAGGAACAGGAGCACATGCATGCAAGAGATAAAATGTAGAATAACCAGCAGTACAACCTTAAATTGTCCAAGAATTGTTCAGAAAATGGACTTCTGAGTATGTATAGATTAAGGAGCTTTGACTGTTGAGCATCATCTGGACTCAACATTTTGCTTAATGGTTACAAACTGTGACCTTGATCCCTCATTTATGTTTAGACTTAACCATTTTCTTAGCTGGTGTATGTGCAAATAATTTTAGCATTTCAAAGTGAGAAAATAACATCCTTCCACCACAGATGCATCTAAATCATATTACCAGATCTCCCAGAATACAAGCTGCATATTCTCACTTAAAGCAAATATTATGTAATGTATGCTTTAAATTATTCATGGAACAGTTTTGCCTCTTTATCAACAACATATATATACCAAAACGGTCACCACagactcaaataaaaaagaaactgaCTACTTAAAGATTCAATTCTACAAGTACAGTAGACTACAGCTGTCACATGAACATAAATCAAAAAGCTCTACAAGCAAAGCGAAACCAGCAGATACCTCCATCAAAGACTGAGCACCAGATGTTTCACCAGTAGATTCAGATGCTTGGTGTTTACACGAGTTATTCTTCTCTGATTGGTGCAGTTCATAATCTGAATGCTTCAGACTcctcaaagaagaagaagaagaaatctggAAAAGCATAGAAAGTTACATTGCAGTAATTTTTCCGTGTAAAGGCTAGCATGCCACTTGTTAACATAGATATTTCAAAAGAACACATGCAATGCTTAGCTAGATCAAAATATATGCAAGTTCCGAAAGTCTTATATAaagtacaaataaaatatactcgTACAGGCAATGGAAAACTCCTCTAATGACAAGTATAGAGtttgttgataagaaaaagatTCATTGCTTCATTGAAGTGAATAAAACCAGTTGATGTTCATGGATGCAGGACAATGATAGAATGATTTGATAGCAAATGACCACCACCACTGCAGAGACAGCAATAATAAGAAGATGTCAAATGTGATTTACATGAAGATGTTTGCATAATGTGAAAGATAAGAAACTTTGGTCAAATAAGGAAGAAGCACATAAATTTCTTTACTCAGGAGAAGCCATGTGTGAAAAGAAACATGACAAGTACCTCTTCTTTCATGCTATCAAAGGAGCAAGCAGATAATGATTGAGAAGCTGACTGCCTCAAACGATATTCAGCAAGCCTTCGTTCATTTCTCTCTTGACTTAGTTGGAAATGCAAAGAAACAATCTCTTGTTCAAGCTTTGAAACTGTGACCTCCAGTACTGCAATAGTGGACAGAAGCTCCTGAGCCTGTTCAAACTGAAGAAAGAGGATTTTACAATATGTTAAAACCCCTAGAAAGATGGACCTTCAAATTTACAATAGAGTCAAATATGGATAGGATGTACTAACTACAAATTGATACTGTCACATATGCTTGATATCTCTTGACATCAAGAATCAACAGGAAACAGAGAGATATTATTAATGAAGAATTCTAGGCACTTAACCGCAATTGCTCCCCTGACTGCTCAGCAGCATATGAAAATGCACATATAAAAGAGACTTTAGAAAGAAAACAACGTACATGGTGTGGGAGGCATGATGCACTAGATAATTTTACTGTATTTTTCTCAATAGCATTTTCCAGAATAGCATGCATTTCCATCTCTTCTTGCAACTGCTGTTGTAATCTCCATACCTGTTATAGAGGCAAATCCATAAGCATAAGGTAGCTATGATCCAACAACAATTAACTAAATTTCCATGCACACATCAACAAGATTAGATACAATATGATGCAGTAAGATGCTCTCTCACTTCAATTTAAGTCACCATATGATAGCTAAGAGGCAATTGAAGATAGCAAGCAGATACCAATTCAAAGCATGATGCCTCACTTAGAAGAGTACAGGAAGGATAGTGGCATGCAAGTACTTTCCATGGACTGCAAAGGAGCTATCTGGAGTGCACTTTTACAGACAACACACTAAATCATTTGCAAAACTCATCCTTTAGACATTCTACACTTCAAACTCAACATAAAGCAAAATATCAGTCCTACAGGGCCACTACAAATTTCTTTTATTCGCCGATACTTTCCTTGTCATGAAGGCAGAACTTAAATGTCACCAACTGTTATTTCTCAAAAACCATCAATGCAGTTGTGCAATCACCCCCCTGCCTTTTTAAAAAGCACCGGTTTTGAAGTCGTAAACATCCTCTAAGCATATTTAGCACAACCATCACAAGTCATGTTCCACAACCTAATAATACAGACAAAAGTTCAGCATGAAATGCCTATAGCAAAGCCTCTAGTAAACTGTTGGAACTGTGAGATACTATCCGGATGAATCACAACAAGGGTGTTTTTCTCAGCCAATTAGAAGCCCATTACCAGCTATGTTTCCACTTAAGGGGTCATGAGAGGGTCAATTTGTACTTTGGAGGCGGTACAATTCTTCGATGGTTTCTGTTAAGTGTCTACTCTCATGACATGAACCTGCAACTTTGTGGTTGAAAGCCCAAGACTATTATCACTGCATCAGGAAACAATGAAGCACCGGGAAAATTGGAGTATAAAAGCACTATTTGCAGCAATAATGAAAAAGCCCCTTGCTTTAGGTGCTGGGGAGCATGGAACTGGCTTAACTAAAGGTCATTCAAATATCTAGTTTTATGCCATCCATCAAAGGCATACATAACACAGATAGTGCTCTTTTGTGCATCTTCCGATGCATCATATTTTATAGCTGTCATCAATTATTGACTACCAGCTCAAAAGAATCTCAACTTGTTTTTCATAACAAAAGCATTTCAGATCTATTGTCAACACTGTGCATATTAAAATCCCCTGGTTTCACAAACAAATGCATAAGAAATGCAAGTCAGAGACCAAAACTCAACAAAACAACAGTGTGACTATGAGGCTTGCAGGAGGAGAGATCTTACATCCCGTTCAAGTTGGATTCTATAAGGATAAGGATTGCTGCTTCTAATGCACGATGCAAAACTTCCAGCCTCTTCATTCACATTGTTTGCCTGCAAAACATCAAAATCCACATGAATTGCATTTTTGAACTATAAAAACAGATTAAATGAATGAGCAAGAAAATAGCACCTCCAAAAGTGTCAAGAAGATGAAACATAACTATCAAATTAAAGACCAAATACTATAGATCCGAGTGTTGTGCTACAAAAGCTTATGCCTTTGGATCCAAGACAAATAATTTACAGGAACTTCCAATCAAAGCTACCCTTTTCAGATTTAATTAAGCTGTCATAGTTTAAAGGTCTACATACAAATAACAAATTAAGTGCTTCTGTTGACAACTACagtaaaaattgaagaaattaatatCAAAAGAAGGCACCAAATGTGCTGAATTATGAGAGCAAAATTGAGCAACCAATCCTCCCCAATATGGATAAGTTAAAGTGCATTTTTTGTTCAACATTTTGTTGTTATAGAACCCAATCCTTCTTCTAATGCCTCCCACCACCCCGAGTGAAAATGAAAAGTCAGCCAGTACTGACCTCCAATGAAGAGCTGGTGCTCCAGACTTCATCTGCAAGATCTAGCTGAGCTTTTGAATTGTCATAGGTCACCTTAGAATACAGAATTTTAGAGGTAGAATCACTTCTGCAGATTTTGCCAGTAAAAAGTTGAAGAAAGCATTAGAAGTGAGCATTAAAGCAGGGTTCCAATTATAACCGGAGAAATGAACCAGAcaccgggggggggggggggacttACTGGCTGAGCATAACTGGAGAGTCACACATCCTGCGATCACAGGGCTTGGCACGTTCTAAAATCCCCCAAGCATCTTGGCTTCTGTACGCAGATAGGATTTATGCCATGTACAAACAAGTATAATAAAAACTTACAGATCCATGCTAAGAGAAAGGACCTGGACATCAAAGTGGTAACCTAAGAAAGGGTTTTAGTCAACATGAACAATCTTAGGATAATATAAAAGACAAAGGCACAATGAGATGCATAATTAGAGGAAAAACTGTGCAACCTGTGAAGTGTGAACATGTAATGAggacaaaaaaattcatgaatgcCACAGCTACTTGTCATTGTCaacacaaccaaacaaaaacaattaacacaAGTGTGAGCTCGGGCAACTTCTGTTTCTAGCGAAAGACCATACCGATACAACTTGAAAAGGAAGGCCATAAAAAGAGAAAGGGGGGGAAAAGAGCAAGTAGAATCGCTTGTGTGGGTGGTGAGTTTCTTTCACCAAACCAATTGCTTTGTTTTCACCACATGAAAATCAGAGCAGAGGAAAAGGGCAGTAGATTCTGTAAATCATGACCATATGAATGACTGGCTCCAAAAAGAGAAACGAAAATCTAACAAGTCAAAGTAAAgggcttaaaaaaagaaaagcaaagacaGTCATGGAAAAGTAGAGGGGAAAGTGGGGTACCTCCCTAACAGTCATGGAAGACAAAAGTTGTTTCCTTTGTTAGTAAGAACTACGGCATTCCACAAACCACACACCCTTGAAAGGTTTTCAAATGAAGTTGAGTCACTCTTTGTTTCATTCCAATTCTTAATCCAAAAAGAAATTGGTGATGGGTCATGGGCCAAAAACATTGGGATTtgtatttaaaagagaaaaggagaggagaGGGGGCAAGAAGCAGCAATGGATTGACTAATGGAGTAGAGGGGTTTTTGGTATGCAAGAGTTACAGTCCATAGGACAATGAAGCAAAAGAACTATCTCAAGGACGGGTTATTAGCAGTGGTCCCTCTCTCCCTGTCTCTCCTTTTCAATTTTCACACAAAGCAGgtatttttctctcttcctcccTCCTGACCGAGTCCATCAACATTTCAAACTCGacccaaaaaacaaacagaagaaAACAACAGGAAAGATACTCATTTTCAGATTTCAAATATCCCAAACAAAGAGAGATATGCATGCAAGAATGTAATTCAAAATGGTATGGAGCAGACAAATTATaatggagagagaaagagagagagagaaaccttGAAGGAAGGAACATTGACAATGACGATGATGATTAAGAGGCACTGAAAGaccccattttcttttcttgaaaagcAAAAGATGAAGTCCAAGCCAAACTTGAAAATGCTTGTATTACTAGTATCTATTTTGTGCCTCCTCTCTTGAGTTGAGAAGAAAGTCAGAGACTTGAAAAGGAAACGTCGTAGAAGCAGTATCAGTCCAAACACtactagcagcagcagcagcagcagcagcagcagtgcctctctcttttcttctggCTGAAAGGATGATTCAAAAATCTTCGCTTTCTTTCACTAAAAAACGGGAACAAAGACAAAGATACAGCTGAGCTACTAGCCATTAGCCAAGCAAggaaactatttatttttttccataaatcaagggagagggagagggagggagggaaaaTCTAGTTCAAAAATTACGAAAATAAATGTTTTGGTtaagatatattatttatttaatttgattatgcTATAAGAGAACAAAAGAGACAAGAGTGGGTGTGGAGTCACGGGGCTCTGTGTCTGTTTCCACGTACAGCTACTGAGGATGTCAATTAATGTAATGAAGtcaagtaattaattatttaattattcttttgaattttgaatttaacaaTTCTTCcatagaaatgttttttttaatatctttgatCCATCAAATACGtcgattaaattttaaaaaaaaaatgtttaatttaagGTTTTAATAACACAAGTGAAAAAAAGAATCTGATCTCCTTCACTGCCAGATCAATTCCTTAAATTTTCTCAAATGAAAATGTTGTTTTGTTAAAGGATTTAAGGTAAGAGAGAATTAAGtatagtactaataataataattattgtgattaatttaaataaatataatttattaataatataattactttatgtaaaataaaaagttaaagaataaaaattgcaaatac
This Populus alba chromosome 7, ASM523922v2, whole genome shotgun sequence DNA region includes the following protein-coding sequences:
- the LOC118050521 gene encoding uncharacterized protein isoform X3, with product MCDSPVMLSQSDSTSKILYSKVTYDNSKAQLDLADEVWSTSSSLEANNVNEEAGSFASCIRSSNPYPYRIQLERDVWRLQQQLQEEMEMHAILENAIEKNTVKLSSASCLPHHFEQAQELLSTIAVLEVTVSKLEQEIVSLHFQLSQERNERRLAEYRLRQSASQSLSACSFDSMKEEISSSSSLRSLKHSDYELHQSEKNNSCKHQASESTGETSGAQSLMEDSMKAPEFFHEKKVSVQTDAKSTKPAELMRLPKGMPPKGLWDYPNQLSEEMVRCMKNIFLSLADSAVPSMSSALESHSSPVSPRGHLSSSSWWSSSERSMISSWVQSPQIDIQSNSEVLALGSVFDPYKVHGKLSWADIGNYGLATEVSWMSVGKKQLEYASGALRKFRTLVEQLAKVNPIHLSSNEKLAFWINLYNALIMHAYLAYGVPRSDLKLFSLMQKAAYTIGGHYFSAAAIEYVILKMKPPLHRPQIALLLALHKLRLSEEQQKSVIDAHEPLVAFALSCGMHSSPAVRVFTAKNVREELQEAQHDFIRASAGVSTKGKLLLPKMLHCFAKGFVDDTNLAMWISHYLPPNQAAFVEQCISQRRQSLLGSRNCGILPFDSRFRYLFLPDKTPL
- the LOC118050521 gene encoding uncharacterized protein isoform X4, whose translation is MEMHAILENAIEKNTVKLSSASCLPHHFEQAQELLSTIAVLEVTVSKLEQEIVSLHFQLSQERNERRLAEYRLRQSASQSLSACSFDSMKEEISSSSSLRSLKHSDYELHQSEKNNSCKHQASESTGETSGAQSLMEDSMKAPEFFHEKKVSVQTDAKSTKPAELMRLPKGMPPKGLWDYPNQLSEEMVRCMKNIFLSLADSAVPSMSSALESHSSPVSPRGHLSSSSWWSSSERSMISSWVQSPQIDIQSNSEVLALGSVFDPYKVHGKLSWADIGNYGLATEVSWMSVGKKQLEYASGALRKFRTLVEQLAKVNPIHLSSNEKLAFWINLYNALIMHAYLAYGVPRSDLKLFSLMQKAAYTIGGHYFSAAAIEYVILKMKPPLHRPQIALLLALHKLRLSEEQQKSVIDAHEPLVAFALSCGMHSSPAVRVFTAKNVREELQEAQHDFIRASAGVSTKGKLLLPKMLHCFAKGFVDDTNLAMWISHYLPPNQAAFVEQCISQRRQSLLGSRNCGILPFDSRFRYLFLPDKTPL
- the LOC118050521 gene encoding uncharacterized protein isoform X2, which produces MFLPSRSQDAWGILERAKPCDRRMCDSPVMLSQSDSTSKILYSKVTYDNSKAQLDLADEVWSTSSSLEANNVNEEAGSFASCIRSSNPYPYRIQLERDVWRLQQQLQEEMEMHAILENAIEKNTVKLSSASCLPHHFEQAQELLSTIAVLEVTVSKLEQEIVSLHFQLSQERNERRLAEYRLRQSASQSLSACSFDSMKEEISSSSSLRSLKHSDYELHQSEKNNSCKHQASESTGETSGAQSLMEDSMKAPEFFHEKKVSVQTDAKSTKPAELMRLPKGMPPKGLWDYPNQLSEEMVRCMKNIFLSLADSAVPSMSSALESHSSPVSPRGHLSSSSWWSSSERSMISSWVQSPQIDIQSNSEVLALGSVFDPYKVHGKLSWADIGNYGLATEVSWMSVGKKQLEYASGALRKFRTLVEQLAKVNPIHLSSNEKLAFWINLYNALIMHAYLAYGVPRSDLKLFSLMQKAAYTIGGHYFSAAAIEYVILKMKPPLHRPQIALLLALHKLRLSEEQQKSVIDAHEPLVAFALSCGMHSSPAVRVFTAKNVREELQEAQHDFIRASAGVSTKGKLLLPKMLHCFAKGFVDDTNLAMWISHYLPPNQAAFVEQCISQRRQSLLGSRNCGILPFDSRFRYLFLPDKTPL
- the LOC118050521 gene encoding uncharacterized protein isoform X1, which codes for MAFLFKLYRSQDAWGILERAKPCDRRMCDSPVMLSQSDSTSKILYSKVTYDNSKAQLDLADEVWSTSSSLEANNVNEEAGSFASCIRSSNPYPYRIQLERDVWRLQQQLQEEMEMHAILENAIEKNTVKLSSASCLPHHFEQAQELLSTIAVLEVTVSKLEQEIVSLHFQLSQERNERRLAEYRLRQSASQSLSACSFDSMKEEISSSSSLRSLKHSDYELHQSEKNNSCKHQASESTGETSGAQSLMEDSMKAPEFFHEKKVSVQTDAKSTKPAELMRLPKGMPPKGLWDYPNQLSEEMVRCMKNIFLSLADSAVPSMSSALESHSSPVSPRGHLSSSSWWSSSERSMISSWVQSPQIDIQSNSEVLALGSVFDPYKVHGKLSWADIGNYGLATEVSWMSVGKKQLEYASGALRKFRTLVEQLAKVNPIHLSSNEKLAFWINLYNALIMHAYLAYGVPRSDLKLFSLMQKAAYTIGGHYFSAAAIEYVILKMKPPLHRPQIALLLALHKLRLSEEQQKSVIDAHEPLVAFALSCGMHSSPAVRVFTAKNVREELQEAQHDFIRASAGVSTKGKLLLPKMLHCFAKGFVDDTNLAMWISHYLPPNQAAFVEQCISQRRQSLLGSRNCGILPFDSRFRYLFLPDKTPL